The sequence CGGCTCGGCGGAGATGGCCGCGGCGAGGTCGGACGCGGTGAAGCCCGGGCGGAGGCGCGTGACCCACGCCGCGAACTGCTCGTCCGGCGGGGTGCGGACGGGGGACGGCTCTGGGGTGGGGGCATCGGGGTCCGGATGGAGCGGGGGCGGGGAGGGGGAGGTGGTGGTCAGGCGGCGGGGGTGGAGCAGACGGAGGtggcgcgggaggcggcggacggcggcgtcgagcagcGACATGTTGCTGTGGGCTCGGCCGTTTCAGTTTCACTGGATGGACTTGAAGAGAGGCTCGCGAGCCTAGCGGGCCGAGGCTTACCGGGCTTTGTGGAGGTGCGAGGCCCAACAGGCCTCCTAGATGAGAGAAAGAAGGCCCATTGTTGTTCGATTCACATAATTGATTGACAAATTATgcctaaaaaaagaaaattgatTGAGAATTTGAGATACAAAATTTAGTAGGCTATAAATGCAAGCAGAAATCAGATATTGTTTTCCTTTTGCAGCAAACTGTCAGGGAAATGTACGCGAAAACCAagcaaaaaagaaacaaattttCCAACTGTTTGAACTAAACTTTGTGTTCATCGATCTTGCCTTCGAGGTTAGAGATCAGTAGACTCCACTAATCTACAGCAAACGAACCCAAATAGATCGgagccggccggcggcccgtCAGACCATGgagacgccgtcgccgtcctcgcGCGCCTTCctctcgcggcggcggcagcggcggagcagggcgagaACGAGTGCGGCGGCCGCGACGCCgaggaggtcggcggcggcgtccttggGCGAGGCGCCGGCGGACCCGAAGAATCCGGCCTCGTCGGCGGCCTCcttggcggcgccggccgcgagcGAGGCCGCGGAGCCGACGGCCGCGGAGCGGCGACGGATCCCCGGGCGGGCGCTGCGGccggccagcgcggcggcgagcagggagaTGAGGAGGGAGGCCATGAAGTGCTGCAGCTTGTCGGGGGCCATCCACGCGTCGCCCCACTCCattgctccccgccgccgccgccgccgggtcggTTGGGTGCTCTGCCGGGTCGTCCGTCTCTCGCCGTCTCCGCGCAGCTCCGCGGTGTAACGGCCGAACAGGCCGCTGAGTACTTCTCGCCGTTTGTTTAACCGCGGGACCGAGACGGACTCCGACCTTTGGTTGAAGGAGACACGACGACACGAGTGCACGAGGCACTTCGGTTAGCATGTGGAGGCTAGGAGTGGGCAGGCAACGGCGGCGCGACCACCGCCAGAGTCACCGGAGCTCGCCGCGATCGCGCTGCCGGTAGAGAACAGCCGGCCGGAATGGCGGCGCCTCCGGCAACGGGATCGGCGTCGGGCCTGGGAAAATGTCAGGATGAGGTAGGCAACACGCGCGATCCGCATCGGTAGCTCCTTCCGACGGACTCAGATCCTCTGCAGTCGGACGCCGCGACGTCGCTATGCAGTCACTCGATATCAGCCGTCCACCCACAATTCTACTATGCTTCCCCTGATGGGATTGAGATCCGCTGCAATTGGGGTGGCTGACTTTGAGCCACTgcatgtggggcccactagcGCTGGGGCCCGCTGGCAGTGACCCAATGTCAGCAGCCCCAACGTCAGCTGATCCGGTTCCCCCCTGATGACTCCCACGCTTGGCTCTCCTGTCCGCCGTTGGCTCTTTCTCGCGGTTCTCCTGCCCGACGACTGGCTCACCAACACGAATGTTAATTTCCATCTCACCGATGCATCCTCTGCAGCTTCTCCCCCCGCCACTAGATTCCCTCGCCGCCcagcctcctccctccttcctcgcggTAGTCGCTCGCTCACCTCCATGAGCGCCACCGCGGTGGCCTGCCGCGCGCCCCGCGCTGTTGCCGGCGCCCTCGAGGCCCTCCAGATACTTCGGGGAATGAATTGACATCCAAAATCCAATGGAAGAAATCCAATTGGAGTCCAATTAAAATCAAATATCCATTCAGTCCAATCCAACTTTCCTTAATCCAAATCcatccaataaaatccaactcCATGGTGCAGCGGCGGCGAAGCCCGAGCATACCATCTTCTCTGACGAAATTCTGTCGATTCCCACCATAGATTACAAATCCACCGCACCCGAAGCTCGCACATGTCTATAGCTCCCTCCCCAACCCCTCGTAGCCGTGCTCCGCCGGCTGCCTCACTGGGAATCCAGGATTAGGATTCCCCAGTCGCTGGCCTCCCTGTACTGCCCGAGTTGCGCCCCTATGCCGACCACCCCTCTCTGGCCCTCCTCCTTGCCCACCCACCGCAAAAAGAGAACCCCGGTGAGCACGCGCATCTCCTCGTCCCTTTTCCCCTTCGACTCCGGCTCTGCCGGCGCCGGAACACCGCCACGCCCCTGCGTCGTGCTGCCGGGCGCACTGGGCCCTACTGGGCACGCCGGCCACAAGCCCGCCTCAGCGCGTTGCAGCCTGGCCTAGTGCTGGCAGGAACAACAGCGCCGACACGCGCCAACCATGGCCATGGCGAGACTACTGGCCAGGCCGCTTCTCCCTTACTTTGTCTCCCAAAAACACGAGCGAGCCGAGCGTTAGGCTCGTAGGATCGCGGCTGGACGGTGGATCAGCGCGACTGCAGAGCGACGTCGCGACGTCCGACTGTGGAGGATCTGAATCCCCTTCCGACACCACAAATTCCTTCAAAAATCAACCTGTTACTTCTCGATCCGTTTCGAAAATTATTCCTTCTCGATCCGTTGGACCGTTCAGGTTCGTTCATGGATTCCGTGAATCTATCCATCTCAGAGGTGTGAGGGTGACCGCTCTCCTCTGGTGTGGATTTGTTTACATTCAACACCCGCTCCAGCTGAATTCTTGACTTCACAACGTTTGTCCACACCTACCTGATGCATCTGCTCACGAACACATGATCAAATTGTGTTCCACTCTGCGCGTGCGGTGCATAATTCTACATACTCCAGAACGAAGAAAAATAGAATTCCTGGTAGAAAACGTGGCGCGATGCCAATTTGCAAGAAAGAATAATGACACACTGGCAGAAAATGAGTTATGGGACAAAACTCGTGATCTTAATTAATTTCCTAAGATGGAGAGCTGTTAGCGAATAAAAATGTGCTATGGCCTCAGGTAACATGCCTCACCTCTACTACTGTTAGAGCATGTCCAAGAGTGTGCCTAATTTTTTACTCCCGATGCGTCTGTATTGAGACCTTGCTAAAAGGATTTTGGACATAAAAAATACCCACCTCTTCAACCACACCTTAAATATTTGCCAAACtagcaaaataaaaataacttAAGCCGGGCCAACACTTTTATTTCTCGTGAAAGAAAGAGCACAGCACCTACGCACCCCCTCCATCTCCCCTCCTCGTGGCCTTTTTTTTCTCACGGAGGAATTGATAGTGCAAAGAGAAGGTCAAATTTTGGTTCAAAATAGTTCCGTTATCGGCCACGtggaaaaaaattataaacgaATATTGAGCACCGTTGGACTTTTATTTTTCAGATCTTTTTTTCCAAAATTGATTATTGGAGAGATTTATTGAGCACTCTTGTAGATGCTCGATGGAGATAGAGCTGCACGCCTGCAGCTCCGATGACAGACCAGGCCGCTGACTTAGTCTGCCGTTCATCGTGGCAGTACGCGAGGATGACGGCATCAGTGCTGTCACCACTAAAGACCTATAGCTTAGCCAGTAACAACAAGACGAAAAACACACTACATCTACGCGTGCCAAAATTCCAAGCAGGTCTCCGTCGACGCCTAAAGTCCACAAGGGTTGGTGCGGCGGCAGgtccgggccggccggcccagtacTGGCGCGCGTACACGTAAGCAGGCGCGATCCCTAGCCTATCCATAGCGTTAGCCTACTACGTGACCGGCCGACGTCGACGGAAATGAGACTGGGGTTGCGGGGTCCGCACAGTGACACAGCACGGTGGCGTCATGAACAAAAGAATTACCCGcgctttgcttgcttgcttaTTGACTGACTGACTGATACCAACCAACCATAGTACTGAagagagaaaaggaaaggaaaagattGCACATGACTGATGACTGATGAGCATCAGCTAGGACTACGACTCCTGCACATGGTCAGTTAAGCTTCTTTTAAGTCCCGATCACTTTTAGTTTCCTAATCGTGTATTCGTGTGGTTCGTTCTCTCTGCGCTTCGTCACTGACTTGCTCATCACTGCAGATGCAGTGGTGCGATTTGCTTTAATTAGTAACTACTAGTAAGTCTagtaattaaattaattaacaGCGAAATCCGAAAGGCACGGAACATACCAACATTGTTATCTGGGGATAGTAGAACAATTTAATTAGGGTGGGGAGCGAGATCACCGTGCCTGATGATCGAGTGGTCATCCCGCCACCAAACATAGTCTCACCATTTTTCAGAAGCAACACCACCACACCAcaattctttctttttttttacaccAAACGCGTGTGCTGAGTTAACCCCTCTTATTTAGTCGCCCCGATTCCCTCGGCACCAGAGACGTGCACACCAAGTACATGCTCCAAGATcagtttttttaataaaaataaaaataaaaatgctaACTAGGGCAGATGCGCTTCACCTAACAGTAAATTAGTATGTGTAATGTGATTCTCGCACATAAAGCATGTGACCCATTTTTTTATCATATACATATAGTCTGTGAATAGTCTATACACACACGTGAAATATTAATATACGAACCTTAGCAGGAGCGACGGTACTACGGTAGGAACAGTGGTTAGCAGCAACTGACTCTGAATATATCTTTTTTATCGACCCTGTTACTCAGTGTGGCAGTATTaagctagggtttaatttgttcTTCTACGACCTTCTTTGCTTGGCAAAAAACCTGCCTTTATGTAAAAACATTTTAGCGAGAACTAGTTGAGTAGCAAGCATCTTTTTGTGCCGTCCTCGCTGCCTTGCCCAGGTTATTAGGTAAGGTTCTAACTGACCACTGGGCCTAAATGTCAGGCGCCTCTCAACACAATACCAATGATTGTTCTGTAAATACCTTGACAAATACACGTTGCGTGTCATATACCTTCACAAATACAATACACACACAATGGGTGTTGTTTTAATTTCTTGATTTAATTAGTGCTTGAACAGTTTGATGCGTGCTTTAGCTTGCAAAGTTGGAGATCAGATCACAGGGGGATTGCAAAGCTGGGCTTGAGTAGGACTGGTCATATTTTGGCCTGCTTCCCTTCCCATGCCGCTTCCATTTTATTGGTCTCCACCACGCATCTTGGACCAATATTGACCGGCCTGTGATCTGATCGCCACCTGTACGCTGCACGATGCTTTTGACCAGCCGGTGATAAGATTATAGGTGTATActcttaaaaataaaaaaaattaggaattctcacaaaatcagaaaaatccgACCACCAATCCGACAAATCTAAACACAACAGTCATTGGATAtgttattttttctaataaattactcacttctatcattataaaaatagactaaagtaactaTCTAAATATATACCTAAATTACCCActtctgccattataaaatacaTAAAGTAACCCCTATTCCtcatataaattacccacctatgccattacaaaaataatgcaaataaccacATAAAGTTACATATAAGTTATCTAACTAtattattattaaaagttaaagtaacccctaaatatgAATCTAATTTATATAAGtgtaacaaaatattaaaatgcaccaatataaattctaaattactatttctatcatttttttagattacacggtacaactcagacactcataaCCAACGCACACTCACCCTTGTGAACACAGTCAACACACATACGCAAACTCTACTCCTATGATTATGACCATCTTTggagactgagccggcaaatcatCGAGACTAACGAAGTCTCCACATGCCCCTCACTGTCGATGGGAATGTCGTCTACCACTGATAGCAAAATGTCGCTATCCAGATATTCGTCTTACGGAGAGTCTAATCTATGGCCTGAGGTGCTACCAATGCTCttataaccactaggctacagaCCCTTTCGCTTCTATTTCTATCATCATgagtatattatttatattattgattatacaaaaatactacccacggtGTGTGTCACCACATAtgttcatgtatgatggaagagataagagtATTAATTCATAAACAAATAgtttaattaaatatatatctaacACATATGGATGTGTGATACAAATTGAAAATCTAtcgcaactagataatgataaatatatatttttagagtatgtgttagaataatagatgaaagaggatgtgaaatagataattataattattatctATAAACCTTATTTTTGCAGTAGTTCCAATTATCCCATACGGGAGCATGAATTGATAGGTTAGTACAATCGGACATCAAGAAAGTTATTTTATTCACACGTGAGTTCGTCTATCCTGCAAAGGGTATTCCGGTTTGGCTGTTTTCGGTGACTTGTGTTATTCCACAGATATAGGCTCTATTTGGATCCAACGGTACTGATGAGTGAAAGTgataaactttagcactagtttctCCGAACGTGGGATAGGCTAaactttaattatgatttaaAAACTTTAGCATTTGCATAGGTGCTAATATAAGGttagcactcaact comes from Panicum virgatum strain AP13 chromosome 4K, P.virgatum_v5, whole genome shotgun sequence and encodes:
- the LOC120702843 gene encoding uncharacterized protein LOC120702843, with the translated sequence MEWGDAWMAPDKLQHFMASLLISLLAAALAGRSARPGIRRRSAAVGSAASLAAGAAKEAADEAGFFGSAGASPKDAAADLLGVAAAALVLALLRRCRRRERKAREDGDGVSMV